A region of Nakaseomyces glabratus chromosome M, complete sequence DNA encodes the following proteins:
- the EFM6 gene encoding putative protein-lysine N-methyltransferase (CAGL0M06897g~Ortholog(s) have cytoplasm localization), translating to MEDILGFGDLIESRPVEHMGQSDLTFNGMLVPGLKIYEDGGESGCGGKVWIAGELLCEFILEKSRDGELLKDWINDDSVSFGNVLELGSGTGLVGLCVGLVTKKQSQRMVKTYITDIDQLVPLMEKNVELNLIDQQVFAKELLWGEALPIEFAPVKTGHATTSSLDLVLAADCVYLEKAFPLLEKTLLDLTECDNPPVILMAYRKRRKADKHFFQKIRKNFNVIVINDFKNYDQYLKQRTHLFQLVRK from the coding sequence ATGGAAGATATTTTGGGATTTGGTGATTTGATCGAGAGCAGGCCAGTAGAGCATATGGGTCAAAGCGACTTGACATTCAATGGAATGCTTGTACCAGGGTTAAAAATCTACGAGGATGGTGGTGAAAGTGGCTGTGGAGGTAAAGTCTGGATTGCCGGTGAGCTTCTTTGTGAATTTATACTGGAAAAGTCCAGAGACGGTGAACTACTGAAGGACTGGATAAACGATGACTCAGTATCATTTGGTAATGTCTTGGAGCTTGGTAGCGGAACTGGACTAGTTGGACTGTGTGTCGGTTTGGTGACGAAAAAACAAAGCCAGCGAATGGTGAAAACCTACATCACCGACATTGACCAGTTGGTACCGTTGATGGAGAAGAATGTCGAGTTAAATCTAATCGATCAACAAGTTTTTGCAAAAGAATTGTTATGGGGAGAAGCATTGCCAATTGAATTTGCCCCAGTAAAAACTGGACATGCGACCACTAGTTCTCTTGATTTGGTCCTTGCTGCTGATTGTGTGTACTTGGAGAAAGCCTTCCCTCTACTAGAAAAAACATTACTTGACTTGACAGAGTGTGATAACCCACCAGTGATCCTAATGGCTTAcaggaaaagaagaaaagctgATAagcatttctttcaaaagatCAGAAAGAACTTTAATGTTATAGTCATCAATGATTTTAAAAACTACGACCAATATCTGAAACAAAGAACACATCTGTTCCAATTGGTTCGTaaatag